One genomic region from Anopheles bellator chromosome 2, idAnoBellAS_SP24_06.2, whole genome shotgun sequence encodes:
- the LOC131207871 gene encoding aminopeptidase N-like has product MRYVLLLGSFIVLLVQTVVTEGDENYRLPNNTYPLRYNLELTTSIHNDSIGSDRFKFEGKVTVQLMTEDQIVTNNITLNYRRIEIKHVKLWYEQGGAEHIILNDNSSFTLDEQREFLTIHSPLPLEGMYYLEIHYNGTLREDNAGFYRSSYTDDSGVIRWLAATQFSSTDARHAFPCYDEPGIRAPIALRVIHGTDYSVLSNGLSINQQQHTSEGMTITTFEDTPRMQSYLLAVIVSDFQGTVLPAYSRHSAFSRPISISTNSSDFILEASYKTLNFLEQFLETDYILPKMYHVAIPDFSAGAMENYGLITYKEENFFYTSGMSPMKQLKSIATVVGHEIGHHYFGNYVSPAWWSYLWMKEGFARFCEYHASHHVYPELEIGQTYTVDKTHNAFDMDSLNSVRPMTQYVNTQFEIASIFDDIAYDKGGAVLRMFSHAFGEEVFRKALVNYLQANALQAAHPIQFAEAIQKALDELSTSSNDLPNADDLLKSWTEQAGFPVLHVSRTSNCTIVMSQKRYLLKDSNSLNNATWILPYSFTSAVDPSFESTIPDGWLTTTTNEIFPSKEQNWSCNDWIVFNKQQTGYYRINYDDDLWHMITKVLHESHTIIHNMNRAQLIDDALNNARSGRLSYEIPLQLLPYLSEELNYVPWAALDRNMRLLNTLLSTSEAVSLWHRYCLEFIEPIYNRIGITTRPEDSLFQRMTRGIVVSWACKAGSPHCLNNMASMLTAMVENATTDADPDMRETIICNGLRNASDYAFDVIWERMQASKDHAYRSELIRALSCSQNEAALLRFLHTTIETNSTNYFTHERERVLTAVFSSGLVGMDIAITFFETNMDEINYLYNKGNFGGRAISQAVRRMAKLIVNENTFIRLQTLMEQLLKAEYLRDADVSQCLELSTDNLEWIQTKGMEIQRWLEERFYG; this is encoded by the exons ATGAGATACGTACTCCTGTTAGGTTCTTTTATAGTGCTTTTAGTGCAGACAGTAGTCACAGAGGGTGATGAAAACTACCGCTTGCCGAATAACACTTACCCTTTGAGGTATAACCTCGAACTAACCACTAGCATTCACAATGATTCCATCGGTTCGGATCGCTTCAAATTCGAAGGGAAAGTGACAGTACAGTTGATGACAGAGGATCAGATTGTAACGAATAACATCACACTGAACTACCGTCGTATAGAAATAAAGCACGTTAAACTGTGGTATGAGCAAGGTGGCGCGGAGCACATAATTTTAAATGACAATTCCAGTTTTACGCTGGATGAACAGCGAGAGTTTTTGACCATACACTCTCCGCTGCCACTTGAAGGAATGTATTATTTAGAAATTCACTATAACGGCACATTACGCGAAGACAATGCCGGATTTTATCGATCATCGTACACGGACGACAGTGGCGTAATCCGGTGGCTAGCTGCAACACAGTTTTCATCGACAGATGCGCGACACGCATTTCCTTGTTACGACGAACCCGGAATACGGGCCCCAATAGCGTTGCGTGTTATTCATGGCACTGATTATTCGGTACTTTCCAACGGtctttcaatcaatcaacagcagca CACATCGGAAGGAATGACCATAACGACATTCGAGGATACACCACGGATGCAGTCTTACCTACTGGCGGTTATCGTTAGTGACTTTCAAGGAACGGTTCTACCGGCTTACTCTAGGCATAGTGCATTTTCTCGCCCCATTAGTATTAGCACGAACTCATCCGATTTTATTTTGGAAGCGAGCTACAAAACACTTAACTTTTTGGAACAGTTTTTAGAAACCGACTACATTCTTCCTAAAATGTACCACGTAGCAATTCCTGATTTTTCAGCCGGTGCCATGGAAAACTACGGCCTG ATTACATATAaggaagaaaactttttctaTACCTCCGGAATGTCGCCTATGAAGCAGCTCAAGAGTATTGCTACTGTTGTTGGCCACGAAATCGGACACCATTACTTTGGAAACTATGTGTCACCAGCTTGGTGGAGCTATCTGTGGATGAAAGAAGGATTTGCGAGATTTTGTGAGTACCATGCATCGCATCATGTATATCCAGAGCTGGAAATCGGCCAAACCTATACAGTGGATAAAACGCACAATGCGTTTGACATGGATTCACTCAATTCAGTGCGTCCGATGACGCAGTACGTTAATACACAGTTTGAAATCGCCAGCATATTCGACGATATTGCTTATGATAAGG GAGGTGCTGTTCTACGGATGTTTTCTCACGCCTTCGGAGAAGAAGTATTCCGGAAAGCTCTTGTTAATTATCTACAAGCAAACGCGCTACAAGCGGCACATCCCATACAGTTTGCTGAAGCCATTCAGAAAGCGTTAGATGAGTTATCAACATCCTCTAATGATTTACCAAATGCAGACGACTTGTTAAAGTCGTGGACTGAACAAGCAGGGTTTCCAGTACTGCACGTCTCTCGAACATCTAACTGCACTATCGTCATGTCTCAAAAGAGATATTTACTAAAAGATAGCAACAGTTTGAATAATGCAACATGGATTTTACCGTACAGTTTTACGTCGGCAGTCGATCCATCGTTCGAAAGTACAATTCCTGATGGGTGGCTTACGACGACCACAAACGAGATTTTTCCAAGCAAGGAGCAAAACTGGTCTTGTAACGATTGGATAGTTTTCAACAAGCAACAAACGGGATATTATCGAATCAACTACGACGATGATCTATGGCATATGATAACTAAAGTACTTCACGAATCTCATACGATTATTCATAATATGAATCGGGCACAGCTTATAGATGATGCCTTAAATAATGCACGCTCTGGACGTTTGAGCTACGAGATTCCGTTGCAGCTATTGCCATACTTATCAGAAGAACTGAATTATGTGCCATGGGCTGCATTGGATCGTAATATGCGACTGCTGAATACTCTTCTTAGTACTTCAGAAGCAGTCTCCCTATGGCATCGTTACTGCCTGGAATTTATCGAACCCATCTACAATCGCATAGGCATTACAACGCGTCCTGAGGACTCATTATTCCAACGTATGACACGAGGAATTGTTGTTTCATGGGCTTGCAAAGCAGGATCACCACATTGTTTAAACAACATGGCATCGATGCTCACAGCGATGGTGGAAAATGCAACAACCGATGCGGATCCTGACATgagagaaacaataatttgcAATGGTCTTCGTAACGCGTCGGACTATGCATTCGATGTAATTTGGGAGCGCATGCAAGCTTCGAAAGATCACGCTTACCGTTCTGAGCTCATTCGAGCTTTAAGTTGTTCACAAAACGAAGCTGCTCTGTTGCGATTCCTTCATAccacaattgaaacaaatagCACTAATTATTTCACGCATGAGCGCGAAAGAGTTCTGACCGCGGTTTTTAGCAGTGGATTAGTCGGCATGGACATTGCCATCACATTTTTCGAAACCAATATGGACGAGATTAATTACCT TTACAACAAGGGAAACTTTGGTGGTAGAGCTATCAGTCAAGCAGTGAGAAGAATGGCAAAACTAATAGTCAACGAAAACACGTTCATACGGTTGCAAACACTCATGGAACAACTTTTGAAGGCAGAATATTTACGAGATGCAGATGTGTCACAGTGCCTTGAACTGTCTACTGACAATCTTGAATGGATACAGACTAAAGGAATGGAAATTCAACGTTGGTTGGAAGAACGTTTCTACGGCTGA